The genomic window CCTCGGGGACCTCGTCGACCTCCTCGACGAAGATCGCGCCGGCGGCCTCGAGCTCGGTGACGACGTGGATGTTGTGGACGATCTGCTTGCGCACGTACACCGGCGCACCGAAACGCTCGAGCGCCTTCTCGACGGCGATCACGGCGCGGTCCACGCCCGCGCAGTAGCCGCGCGGGGATGCCAGGAGCACCCGCTTCTGTCCGGACCCGGCGATATCCTGGAGCGGTTCACGCCGCCGCGGGATGCGCGGAATGGGCATGCTCACAGGGGTCTGACTCATTCGGGTCTGCCCCGCGGTGCTGATGCTCACCCCACGATTCTACGGGCGGGCTCCTGAGCGGGGCCTCCGTGAGACCACCCGCGGCGCCGAGCGGTGCCCCGGGCGAGAGCCACCCGCCCTCCGGGCACGAAAGGACCGCATGACGACCTTCCAGCCCGTCGCCGTCCCCGGCGAGCCCCCGCCCGCCGACTCGGTGCGCCCGCGGGACTCCACCGCGCAGGCTCCGACCTCGGTCGCCCGCCTCAACGACACGATCCGCGGCTTCGTGCAGACGTGGGGGTCGGTGTGGGTCGAGGGCGAGATCACGGCGTTCAACCTGCGCGGCGGCAACGTGTTCGGGCGCCTCAAGGACCTCGCCGGCGACGCCACGATCTCGTTCCGCATCTGGTCGTCCACGCGCGACCGGCTGCCCGGCGACCTCAAGGTCGGCGACCACGTGATCGCCTGCGTGAAGGCGGACTACTTCGTCAAGAACGGCGACTTCGGCTTCGGCGTCTCGGCGATGCGTCATGTCGGGCTCGGCGACCAGCTCGAGCGTCTCGAGCGGCTGCGGGTGCAGCTGCGAGCCGAGGGGCTGTTCGACCCGTCGCGCAAGAACGCCCTGCCGTTCCTTCCGCGCCTGATCGGCCTGATCACCGGCGAGAATTCGGATGCCGAGAAGGACGTGCACCGCAACGCCGAGCTGCGCTGGCCCCAGGTGCGGTTCCAGACCAAGTACGCCGCCGTCCAGGGCGACCGCTGTGTGCCCGAGACGATCGCGGCACTGAAGGCGCTGGATGCCGCGCCCGACGTCGACGTCATCATCATCGCGCGCGGCGGCGGCGACCCGCAGACCCTGCTCGGCTTCAGCGACGAGCGCCTGCTGCGGGCGGTGGCCGCGGCATCCACCCCCGTCGTCAGCGCCATCGGCCACGAGAACGACCATCCGCTGCTCGACGACGTCGCCGACCTCCGCGCCTCGACGCCGACGGATGCCGCCAAGCGCGTCGTCCCGGATGTCGCGGAGCAGCGCGCCATCGTCGGTCAGCTGCGCTCCCGCATGAACATGCGGCTGACGCAGCGGATCTCGCACGACAT from Microbacterium sp. ProA8 includes these protein-coding regions:
- the xseA gene encoding exodeoxyribonuclease VII large subunit — encoded protein: MTTFQPVAVPGEPPPADSVRPRDSTAQAPTSVARLNDTIRGFVQTWGSVWVEGEITAFNLRGGNVFGRLKDLAGDATISFRIWSSTRDRLPGDLKVGDHVIACVKADYFVKNGDFGFGVSAMRHVGLGDQLERLERLRVQLRAEGLFDPSRKNALPFLPRLIGLITGENSDAEKDVHRNAELRWPQVRFQTKYAAVQGDRCVPETIAALKALDAAPDVDVIIIARGGGDPQTLLGFSDERLLRAVAAASTPVVSAIGHENDHPLLDDVADLRASTPTDAAKRVVPDVAEQRAIVGQLRSRMNMRLTQRISHDIAQLEQLRSRPVLRAPETLLTTRAHEVELLAARGRDRVGRSLQLHERRTAELRATLRALSPASTLARGYAIAHLTDGVIVRDAAQAPASTPVIVTVGRGSFAAHSDGEIAEQPSPAAEPAGEDAAQADSPGRGAPSAAN